A genomic segment from Paenibacillus sp. FSL K6-1096 encodes:
- the purE gene encoding 5-(carboxyamino)imidazole ribonucleotide mutase — translation MSVQVGVIMGSKSDYETMEHTCAVLEELGVSYEKKVVSAHRTPDLMFRYAEEAAERGLRVIIAGAGGAAHLPGMVAAKTTLPVIGVPVQSKALNGMDSLLSIVQMPAGVPVATVAIGRAGAVNAGLLAAQIIGAFEPEVAGRVQRRREATQREVLESSESL, via the coding sequence ATGTCTGTGCAAGTAGGTGTCATTATGGGCAGCAAGTCGGATTACGAAACGATGGAACATACGTGTGCGGTGCTTGAGGAACTGGGCGTGTCTTATGAGAAAAAGGTGGTCTCCGCGCACCGCACGCCGGACCTGATGTTCCGTTACGCCGAGGAAGCAGCGGAGCGCGGCCTGCGGGTCATTATCGCCGGGGCGGGCGGCGCTGCGCATCTGCCGGGTATGGTGGCCGCCAAAACCACCCTGCCGGTGATCGGCGTCCCTGTGCAGTCGAAGGCGCTGAACGGCATGGACTCGCTGCTGTCGATTGTTCAAATGCCGGCGGGTGTGCCGGTAGCCACGGTAGCCATCGGCCGTGCCGGAGCGGTGAATGCCGGGCTGCTGGCGGCGCAGATCATCGGCGCTTTTGAGCCGGAGGTGGCAGGAAGAGTACAGCGGCGGCGCGAGGCGACTCAGCGCGAGGTGCTGGAAAGCAGCGAGAGCCTATGA
- the purK gene encoding 5-(carboxyamino)imidazole ribonucleotide synthase gives MGRVAEAGAGAEQAKTLLPGATIGVLGGGQLGRMMALAGSAMGYRFVALDPAKDAPCGQVTPQITAAYNDRDAARELARRSDVITYEFENVDAGVAALLAEESYVPQGSALLYTTQHRLREKAAIEAAGVPVAPYRKVGSLAELEAAVAGLGLPCVLKTATGGYDGKGQAVIRRPEELAAAFRQVAPGTQAPELVLEKFIAFQCEISVVAARSASGEVKSFPPAENIHVDNILHLSIVPARVPEEIQQRACELAERIVSGMNAVGLLAVEMFVTEDGELFVNELAPRPHNSGHYTMDACVTSQFEQHVRAICNLPLGDTSLLTPVVMVNVLGQHLEGAIQAACRADEEANRLGVAPKLHIYGKTESKTGRKMGHINLLCKDASDALSWVEQTNLWRN, from the coding sequence ATGGGGCGCGTTGCTGAGGCGGGCGCTGGAGCGGAGCAGGCGAAGACGCTGCTGCCCGGCGCGACGATCGGTGTGCTCGGCGGCGGGCAGCTCGGGCGCATGATGGCGCTCGCGGGCAGCGCCATGGGCTACCGCTTCGTGGCGCTGGACCCGGCAAAGGATGCGCCCTGCGGGCAGGTTACGCCGCAGATTACAGCGGCATACAACGACAGGGACGCCGCGCGTGAGCTGGCGCGGCGCTCCGACGTCATCACGTACGAATTCGAGAACGTGGACGCGGGCGTAGCCGCGCTCCTGGCGGAGGAATCGTACGTGCCCCAGGGCAGCGCGCTGCTGTATACGACACAGCACCGGCTGCGCGAGAAGGCGGCGATCGAGGCAGCCGGCGTGCCCGTTGCCCCGTACCGCAAGGTCGGCAGCCTGGCGGAGCTGGAAGCCGCAGTTGCCGGGCTGGGCCTGCCCTGTGTGCTGAAGACCGCCACAGGGGGGTATGACGGCAAAGGGCAAGCCGTCATCCGCAGGCCGGAGGAGCTGGCCGCAGCGTTCCGGCAGGTCGCGCCGGGCACTCAAGCGCCGGAGCTGGTGCTGGAGAAATTCATCGCCTTCCAGTGCGAGATTTCGGTGGTTGCCGCCCGCAGCGCATCGGGGGAGGTCAAGAGCTTCCCACCGGCCGAGAACATTCACGTGGACAATATTCTGCATCTCTCCATTGTGCCGGCGAGGGTGCCGGAGGAGATTCAGCAGCGGGCCTGCGAGCTGGCTGAGCGGATTGTCTCCGGCATGAATGCGGTCGGACTGCTGGCGGTAGAGATGTTCGTGACGGAGGACGGAGAGCTGTTCGTCAATGAGCTGGCCCCGCGTCCGCATAACTCCGGGCATTACACGATGGACGCCTGCGTTACCTCGCAGTTCGAGCAGCATGTGCGGGCCATCTGCAATCTGCCGCTGGGTGACACCTCGCTGCTGACTCCGGTAGTGATGGTGAATGTGCTTGGACAGCATCTGGAGGGAGCCATTCAGGCGGCTTGCCGCGCGGATGAAGAAGCAAACCGGCTTGGAGTAGCTCCCAAGCTTCATATATACGGCAAGACCGAGAGCAAAACCGGCCGCAAAATGGGCCACATCAACCTGCTCTGCAAGGACGCCAGTGATGCATTGTCCTGGGTGGAGCAAACTAACCTTTGGAGGAACTGA
- the purB gene encoding adenylosuccinate lyase yields the protein MIERYSRPEMRAIWTEENKFNAWLEVELCACEAWAELGVIPHEDAAKLRKDAKFDIARIDEIELETRHDVIAFTRAVSESLGAERKWVHYGLTSTDVVDTALGYLLRQANEILEQDILRFIEILKDKAVAYKDTPMMGRTHGVHAEPTTFGLKMALWYEEMKRNLERFRHAANGVQFGKISGAVGTYANIDPFVEEFVCRKLGTSPAPISTQTLQRDRHAEYMAALALIATSLDKFATEIRALQKSEIREVEEAFAKGQKGSSAMPHKRNPIGCENISGLSRVIRGHMMTAYENVPLWHERDISHSSVERIILPDATMLLNYMLNRFGNIVKNLTVFPENMKRNMERTFGVPFSGRILTKLIDKGFSREQAYDTVQPRAMQAWEQQTQFRDIVEATPEITSVLSPEEIADAFNPSWHLKHVDTIFRKLELI from the coding sequence ATGATCGAACGTTACAGCAGACCTGAGATGCGGGCCATTTGGACCGAAGAGAATAAATTCAACGCGTGGCTGGAGGTTGAGCTATGCGCCTGCGAAGCGTGGGCCGAGCTGGGAGTCATCCCGCATGAGGATGCCGCGAAGCTGCGCAAGGATGCCAAATTCGACATCGCGCGGATTGATGAGATTGAACTGGAGACCCGCCATGACGTGATCGCTTTTACCCGTGCGGTATCCGAGAGCCTGGGCGCGGAGCGCAAATGGGTGCACTACGGCTTGACCTCGACAGATGTGGTCGACACGGCGCTTGGTTATCTGCTGCGGCAGGCCAACGAGATTCTGGAGCAGGATATTCTGCGCTTCATTGAGATTCTGAAGGACAAAGCCGTTGCCTATAAGGATACTCCAATGATGGGCCGCACCCATGGCGTACATGCGGAGCCAACCACGTTCGGACTGAAGATGGCGCTGTGGTACGAGGAAATGAAGCGTAACCTGGAGCGTTTCCGCCATGCGGCCAACGGCGTGCAGTTCGGCAAAATCTCCGGGGCGGTCGGCACCTATGCCAACATCGACCCGTTCGTGGAAGAATTCGTCTGCCGCAAGCTGGGCACCAGCCCCGCTCCGATCTCTACGCAGACCCTGCAGCGTGACCGTCACGCGGAGTATATGGCGGCGCTGGCGCTGATTGCCACTTCCCTGGACAAATTCGCTACCGAGATCCGCGCGCTGCAGAAGAGTGAGATCCGTGAGGTGGAGGAGGCTTTTGCCAAGGGTCAAAAGGGTTCGTCCGCCATGCCGCACAAGCGCAACCCGATCGGCTGCGAGAATATCTCCGGCCTGTCGCGCGTGATCCGCGGGCATATGATGACGGCCTACGAGAACGTGCCGCTGTGGCATGAGCGTGATATCTCACATTCTTCCGTAGAGCGGATTATCCTGCCGGATGCGACCATGCTGCTGAACTATATGCTGAACCGCTTCGGCAATATCGTGAAGAACCTGACCGTGTTCCCGGAAAATATGAAGCGCAACATGGAACGCACCTTCGGTGTTCCGTTCTCCGGCCGCATTCTGACGAAGCTGATCGACAAGGGCTTCAGTCGCGAGCAGGCGTACGATACCGTGCAGCCGCGCGCGATGCAGGCCTGGGAGCAGCAGACCCAGTTCCGTGACATTGTGGAAGCTACCCCGGAGATCACCTCCGTGCTTAGCCCGGAAGAGATCGCGGATGCGTTCAATCCTTCCTGGCATCTGAAGCATGTGGACACCATCTTCCGCAAGCTGGAGCTGATTTGA
- a CDS encoding phosphoribosylaminoimidazolesuccinocarboxamide synthase translates to MTSTAVSTAVELVNAPLLYKGKVRELYDLGDEVLIVVTDRISAFDYVLDPAVPDKGNVLNRLSAFWFGQTNDLIENHVVHIDVDKLGDIAKDREALRNRIMVVRKAERIDIECVVRGCITGGGWRQYQETGQVNGIELPKGLRKNAVLAEPIFTPAAKNDVGHDEDIPFERMQELIGAELALELKEKSLKLFAFARAYCEERGIILADCKFEFGLLDGKVILIDEIFTPDASRFWAKDKYALDIEIDSMDKEPVRAYLAASSWDKNSTPDPLPPEVVEETSRRYLDIYHRLTGKSL, encoded by the coding sequence ATGACATCAACGGCCGTATCCACTGCCGTGGAACTTGTAAATGCACCGCTGCTCTACAAAGGCAAGGTTCGTGAGCTGTATGATTTGGGGGATGAGGTGCTGATCGTTGTAACGGACCGGATCTCCGCATTCGATTATGTGCTGGACCCGGCGGTGCCGGACAAGGGCAATGTGCTGAACCGGCTCAGCGCCTTCTGGTTCGGGCAAACTAATGATCTGATAGAGAACCATGTCGTTCATATTGATGTAGACAAGCTCGGGGATATCGCGAAGGACCGCGAAGCCTTGAGAAACCGCATTATGGTGGTCCGCAAAGCCGAGCGGATTGATATTGAATGCGTGGTACGCGGCTGCATTACAGGCGGCGGCTGGCGGCAGTATCAGGAGACCGGACAGGTGAACGGGATTGAGCTGCCCAAGGGACTGCGGAAGAATGCGGTGCTGGCGGAGCCGATTTTCACCCCGGCGGCCAAAAATGATGTCGGTCACGACGAAGACATTCCGTTTGAACGGATGCAGGAGCTGATTGGCGCAGAGCTTGCGCTTGAGCTTAAGGAGAAGAGCCTGAAGCTGTTCGCTTTTGCCAGAGCCTATTGTGAAGAACGCGGCATCATCCTCGCCGATTGCAAGTTCGAATTCGGGCTGCTGGACGGTAAGGTGATACTGATCGATGAGATTTTTACACCGGATGCTTCCCGCTTCTGGGCTAAGGATAAATACGCACTGGACATCGAGATTGACAGCATGGATAAGGAGCCGGTGCGGGCGTACCTCGCCGCTTCCTCATGGGATAAGAACAGCACGCCGGACCCGCTGCCCCCTGAGGTGGTAGAGGAGACAAGCCGCCGGTATCTGGATATCTACCACCGTCTCACCGGGAAGTCCTTATAA
- the purS gene encoding phosphoribosylformylglycinamidine synthase subunit PurS: MLKATVYVTIKKSVLDPQGVAVQGALHSVGFQEVESLRIGKYMELTLDTDNRAEAEGRLKDMCEKLLANTVIEDYRYELED; this comes from the coding sequence ATGTTAAAAGCGACAGTCTACGTCACCATCAAGAAAAGCGTGCTCGACCCTCAGGGAGTTGCCGTGCAGGGTGCCCTGCACTCCGTAGGATTCCAGGAAGTAGAAAGTCTGCGGATCGGCAAGTATATGGAGCTGACGCTCGATACCGATAACCGCGCTGAAGCGGAAGGACGCCTGAAGGACATGTGCGAGAAGCTGCTGGCTAACACGGTGATCGAGGATTACCGCTACGAATTGGAGGACTAA
- the purQ gene encoding phosphoribosylformylglycinamidine synthase subunit PurQ: protein MKFAVLVFPGSNCDIDCYKAVEESLGESVDYVWHTATDLSAYDCILVPGGFSYGDYLRCGAISRFAPVMAEVAKAAEQGKFVLGICNGFQILTEAGLLPGALRRNMSMKFRCHDTVLKVVNNTTPFTIDYAKDEEIVIPIAHGEGNYYCDEETLAGLQANNQIVFTYSDNPNGSVADIAGISNRAGNVVGMMPHPERAVNSLLGSEDGKRMFTSILKTWRDRYDAASIR from the coding sequence ATGAAATTTGCGGTACTTGTCTTTCCGGGCTCCAATTGTGACATCGACTGCTACAAGGCAGTAGAAGAAAGCCTCGGCGAATCGGTGGATTATGTATGGCATACGGCGACAGATCTGTCGGCCTATGACTGCATTCTCGTGCCGGGCGGCTTCTCTTATGGTGACTATCTGCGCTGCGGCGCAATCTCCCGGTTCGCTCCGGTGATGGCTGAAGTGGCTAAGGCGGCAGAGCAGGGCAAGTTCGTGCTGGGCATCTGCAACGGGTTCCAGATTCTGACCGAAGCGGGCCTCCTGCCGGGCGCACTGCGCCGCAATATGTCGATGAAGTTCCGTTGTCATGACACGGTGCTTAAGGTCGTTAATAACACAACCCCGTTTACGATTGACTATGCGAAGGATGAAGAGATCGTTATTCCTATCGCGCATGGCGAAGGCAACTACTATTGTGATGAAGAGACACTGGCAGGCCTTCAGGCCAACAACCAGATTGTGTTCACCTACAGCGATAACCCGAACGGCTCGGTAGCCGATATTGCCGGAATCAGTAATAGGGCGGGCAATGTCGTCGGGATGATGCCTCACCCGGAACGCGCGGTTAATAGCCTGCTCGGTTCAGAAGACGGCAAACGGATGTTCACATCCATTCTTAAGACATGGAGGGATCGTTATGACGCAGCAAGTATCCGCTAA
- the purL gene encoding phosphoribosylformylglycinamidine synthase subunit PurL, which produces MTQQVSAKEPTAEQIAEQKIYSQFGVSDSEYELITSFMGRKPNYTEIGVFSVMWSEHCAYKNSKPLLSRFPTSGPKVLMGPGEGAGIVDIGDNQAVVFKIESHNHPSAVEPYQGAATGVGGIIRDIFSMGARPVALLNSLRFGKLESDRVKYLFEHVVSGIAGYGNCIGIPTVGGEIMFDNSYDGNPLVNAMCVGLIDHDKIQRGVAKGVGNPVFYVGPPTGRDGIHGATFASVELSEESEAKKTAVQVGDPFMEKLVMESCLELIDSGIVLGIQDMGAAGLTCSSAEMASKAGNGLELYLDLVPQREEGMTPYEMMLSESQERMLFVVEPKDEAQAQEIFDRWGVICRKVGKVTDDGRLKLFHHGEVVGDMPVKALVDECPIYKKPSAVPAYYEENAAVDTLRYEEVTDLGGALRTVLGSPSVASKAWVYNQYDYMVRTSTAVRPGSDAAVVTIQGTRKGLAMTTDCNGRYVYLDPEVGGRIAVSEAARNIVCSGAQPLAITDNLNFGSPEKPEIFWQMERAVDGMAEACRVLDTPVIGGNVSLYNENATGAIYPTPVVGMVGLVEDTDHITTQAFKQEGDAILLLGVTKAELGGSEFQYAVHGLTEGRPPELDLATERKLLDAVLAAIRGGLVRSAHDLSEGGLAGALAESCISGGIGANVELSAGGLRPDVALFSESQSRILLTAAPGRAEELKAAIAAYDVPVAIIGTVGGDRLRVALDGAAALDEAVSELKTVWEDAIPCLMK; this is translated from the coding sequence ATGACGCAGCAAGTATCCGCTAAGGAGCCGACCGCAGAGCAGATCGCGGAGCAGAAAATCTACAGTCAGTTCGGTGTGTCAGACAGCGAATATGAGCTCATTACCTCCTTCATGGGACGTAAGCCCAACTATACAGAAATCGGTGTGTTCAGCGTGATGTGGTCTGAGCACTGTGCATATAAGAATTCCAAGCCGCTGCTGAGCCGGTTCCCGACAAGCGGGCCGAAGGTGCTGATGGGACCGGGCGAAGGCGCGGGCATCGTAGATATCGGAGACAATCAGGCCGTAGTGTTCAAAATCGAAAGCCACAACCATCCCTCAGCCGTAGAGCCTTATCAGGGCGCGGCTACCGGGGTGGGGGGGATTATCCGCGATATTTTCTCCATGGGGGCAAGACCGGTGGCGCTGCTGAACTCTCTGCGCTTCGGCAAGCTTGAGAGTGACCGGGTCAAATATCTGTTCGAGCATGTCGTATCCGGGATTGCAGGCTACGGGAACTGTATCGGGATTCCGACAGTCGGCGGCGAGATTATGTTCGACAACAGCTATGACGGCAATCCGCTGGTGAACGCGATGTGTGTCGGTCTGATCGATCATGACAAAATCCAGCGCGGTGTCGCCAAAGGCGTAGGCAACCCCGTATTCTACGTAGGTCCGCCTACCGGGCGTGACGGGATTCACGGGGCGACCTTTGCCTCTGTGGAGCTTAGTGAGGAATCGGAAGCCAAGAAGACGGCAGTACAGGTCGGCGATCCGTTCATGGAGAAGCTGGTCATGGAATCGTGTCTGGAGCTGATCGACAGCGGCATCGTGCTGGGGATTCAGGATATGGGCGCAGCCGGACTGACCTGCTCCAGTGCGGAGATGGCGAGCAAGGCGGGCAACGGTCTGGAGCTGTATCTGGATCTGGTGCCGCAGCGCGAGGAAGGCATGACGCCGTATGAGATGATGCTCTCTGAGTCCCAGGAGCGGATGCTGTTCGTGGTGGAGCCTAAGGATGAGGCGCAGGCCCAGGAAATCTTCGACCGCTGGGGCGTGATCTGCCGCAAGGTCGGCAAGGTGACGGATGACGGCCGCCTGAAGCTGTTCCATCACGGTGAAGTGGTTGGCGATATGCCGGTGAAGGCGCTGGTGGATGAATGTCCTATCTACAAAAAGCCCTCAGCCGTTCCTGCCTACTACGAGGAGAATGCAGCGGTTGACACGCTTCGCTATGAAGAGGTCACCGATCTGGGCGGCGCGCTGCGCACCGTGCTGGGATCGCCTAGCGTAGCAAGCAAAGCATGGGTATACAACCAATACGATTACATGGTCCGCACCAGCACGGCGGTTCGTCCGGGGTCCGATGCGGCAGTGGTTACCATCCAAGGCACCCGCAAGGGCCTGGCGATGACGACGGACTGCAACGGACGTTATGTCTACCTGGACCCTGAAGTGGGCGGACGGATTGCGGTCAGCGAAGCGGCGCGCAACATTGTCTGCTCCGGTGCCCAGCCGCTGGCGATTACGGATAACCTGAACTTCGGCAGCCCGGAGAAGCCGGAGATCTTCTGGCAGATGGAACGGGCCGTAGACGGTATGGCAGAAGCCTGCCGGGTGCTGGATACACCGGTCATCGGCGGTAACGTCAGCTTGTATAATGAGAATGCTACCGGAGCCATCTACCCGACGCCGGTTGTCGGCATGGTGGGACTGGTTGAAGATACCGATCATATTACCACTCAGGCGTTTAAGCAGGAGGGCGATGCTATTCTGCTGCTGGGCGTGACGAAGGCGGAGCTGGGCGGCAGTGAATTCCAGTATGCCGTGCACGGCTTGACCGAAGGCCGTCCGCCGGAGCTGGACCTGGCTACCGAGCGCAAGCTGCTGGATGCCGTGCTCGCGGCAATCCGCGGCGGTCTGGTACGCTCGGCGCATGACCTCTCCGAGGGCGGTCTGGCCGGTGCACTCGCCGAGAGCTGCATCAGCGGCGGTATCGGCGCAAATGTTGAGCTGTCTGCCGGCGGACTGCGCCCGGATGTGGCGCTGTTCAGCGAGAGCCAATCCCGCATTCTTCTGACTGCGGCCCCTGGCCGTGCGGAGGAACTGAAGGCAGCAATTGCTGCTTATGACGTACCTGTAGCCATCATCGGAACCGTCGGCGGAGACCGCCTGCGGGTGGCGCTGGACGGTGCGGCTGCGCTGGATGAAGCCGTTAGTGAACTCAAGACCGTGTGGGAGGATGCTATTCCATGTCTTATGAAATGA
- the purF gene encoding amidophosphoribosyltransferase, producing MSYEMKTGNKQEAPVLWTGDFYNEGTGSGDIFDTLKEECGVFGVFGHPEAASMSYYGLHALQHRGEESAGICVADGRDFNYHRGMGLVKEVFDKDKIASLVGDMSIGHVRYSTSGDSRLTNAQPLVFKYRDGDLAIATNGNIVNEPLIRKQLEQSGSIFQTTSDTEVLAHLIARSQKDFVEATKDALSQLVGGFAFLLMTNDKLIVASDTHGLRPLVMGRLGEAYVFASESCALEVIGAELVRDIEPGELLVLDENGFREDRFAEPKRKALCAMEYIYFARPDSDLNGSNLHSARKRMGSRMALESFVDADIVTGVPDSSISAAIGYAEQTGIPYELGLIKNKYTGRTFIQPSQELREQGVKMKLSAVRRVVEGQRVVMIDDSIVRGTTSRRIVNLLREAGAVEVHVRITSPPFKNPCFYGIDTPDRRELIASYKSIEEMCEEINADSLAFLSPEGLIQSIGGYNSDDYKGGLCLSCFDNDYPTQVDFGGEEKDGCSC from the coding sequence ATGTCTTATGAAATGAAGACCGGGAACAAGCAGGAAGCCCCTGTACTGTGGACCGGCGACTTTTACAATGAGGGAACAGGCTCGGGCGATATTTTTGACACGTTAAAAGAAGAATGCGGCGTCTTCGGGGTCTTCGGACACCCGGAGGCTGCTTCCATGTCCTACTATGGGCTGCACGCCCTGCAGCATCGGGGGGAAGAAAGCGCGGGCATCTGCGTGGCGGACGGACGCGACTTCAACTATCACCGCGGCATGGGCCTGGTGAAGGAAGTGTTCGACAAGGACAAGATTGCTTCGCTGGTCGGGGACATGTCCATCGGGCATGTACGCTACTCCACCAGCGGAGACAGCCGGCTAACCAATGCGCAGCCGCTGGTCTTCAAATACCGTGACGGCGATCTGGCGATTGCCACGAACGGCAACATCGTTAACGAGCCGCTCATCCGCAAGCAGCTGGAGCAGAGCGGCTCCATCTTCCAGACCACCAGCGACACCGAGGTGCTGGCGCATCTGATTGCGCGTTCGCAGAAGGATTTTGTCGAGGCGACGAAGGATGCCCTGTCGCAGCTTGTCGGCGGCTTCGCGTTCCTCCTGATGACCAATGACAAGCTGATTGTCGCTTCAGATACCCACGGCCTGCGTCCGCTTGTTATGGGCCGGCTGGGCGAGGCTTATGTCTTCGCTTCCGAGTCGTGCGCGCTTGAAGTCATCGGCGCTGAGCTGGTGCGTGATATCGAGCCCGGCGAGCTGCTGGTGCTTGATGAGAACGGCTTCCGCGAGGACCGCTTCGCCGAGCCTAAGCGCAAAGCGCTGTGCGCCATGGAATACATCTACTTCGCCCGCCCGGACAGCGACCTGAACGGCTCCAATCTGCACTCCGCGCGCAAGCGGATGGGCAGCCGGATGGCGCTCGAATCCTTCGTCGACGCCGACATTGTCACCGGCGTGCCGGATTCCAGCATCTCCGCCGCCATCGGCTATGCCGAGCAGACGGGCATCCCCTATGAGCTGGGGCTGATCAAGAACAAATATACCGGGCGTACCTTCATCCAGCCCAGCCAGGAGCTGCGCGAGCAAGGCGTGAAAATGAAGCTGAGCGCCGTGCGCCGCGTTGTCGAAGGCCAGCGCGTGGTGATGATTGACGACTCCATCGTGCGCGGCACGACCTCGCGCCGGATCGTCAACCTGCTGCGCGAGGCCGGAGCGGTCGAGGTTCACGTGCGGATTACATCGCCGCCGTTCAAGAATCCGTGCTTCTACGGCATCGATACCCCGGACCGCCGGGAGCTGATTGCCTCCTACAAGTCGATCGAAGAGATGTGCGAGGAGATCAATGCCGATTCCCTGGCCTTCCTCTCCCCGGAGGGACTGATCCAGTCCATCGGCGGTTATAATAGCGACGACTATAAGGGCGGCCTGTGCCTGTCCTGCTTCGATAATGACTACCCGACGCAGGTGGATTTCGGCGGGGAAGAGAAGGACGGGTGTTCCTGTTAG
- the purM gene encoding phosphoribosylformylglycinamidine cyclo-ligase codes for MSEAYKNAGVDIAAGNEAVERMKKHVKRTYRPEVMTELGGFGALFGLNKDKYEEPVLVSGTDGVGTKLKLAFAADRHDTIGIDAVAMCVNDIVVQGAEPLFFLDYLACDKVVPEKIEAIVSGIAEGCHQAGCALIGGETAEMPGMYAAGEYDIAGFTVGVADKAKLVTGADIAPGDTVIGLASSGIHSNGFSLVRKLLLENGGYGLDEVLPELGAPLADVLLAPTKIYVKPLLALLEQLTVKGMAHITGGGFIENIPRVLPENVNVEIQYGSWPIQPVFSLMQSKGNVSNHDMFTTFNMGIGLVLVVAEADGERALELLKASGEEAYVIGTVTGGERKVTFTGAEV; via the coding sequence GTGTCGGAAGCTTATAAAAACGCCGGAGTGGATATTGCGGCTGGCAATGAAGCGGTAGAACGCATGAAGAAGCATGTGAAGCGCACGTACCGTCCGGAGGTAATGACGGAGCTGGGCGGATTCGGCGCGCTGTTTGGCCTGAACAAGGACAAATACGAGGAGCCGGTTCTGGTCTCGGGAACGGATGGCGTGGGAACGAAGCTGAAGCTGGCGTTCGCCGCTGACCGCCACGACACGATTGGCATCGATGCGGTGGCGATGTGTGTGAATGATATCGTGGTGCAAGGCGCAGAGCCGCTGTTCTTCCTCGATTATCTGGCTTGCGATAAGGTTGTGCCCGAGAAGATTGAGGCCATTGTCTCTGGGATCGCCGAAGGCTGCCACCAGGCAGGCTGCGCGCTGATCGGCGGCGAGACAGCTGAGATGCCGGGTATGTATGCGGCCGGCGAATATGATATCGCCGGATTCACCGTAGGGGTAGCCGACAAGGCGAAGCTGGTAACCGGCGCGGACATCGCTCCCGGAGACACCGTGATCGGCCTGGCCTCCAGCGGAATTCACAGCAACGGCTTCTCGCTGGTGCGCAAGCTGCTGCTGGAGAATGGCGGCTACGGTCTGGACGAGGTTCTGCCGGAGCTGGGCGCTCCGCTGGCGGACGTTCTGCTGGCGCCGACTAAGATTTATGTGAAGCCGCTTCTGGCCCTGCTGGAGCAGCTTACGGTCAAGGGCATGGCCCATATTACCGGCGGCGGATTCATTGAGAACATCCCGCGCGTATTGCCGGAGAATGTGAATGTAGAGATCCAGTACGGCTCCTGGCCGATCCAGCCGGTGTTCAGCCTGATGCAGAGCAAGGGGAATGTCAGCAACCACGACATGTTCACCACCTTCAATATGGGGATTGGTCTTGTATTGGTCGTGGCGGAAGCAGACGGAGAGCGTGCGCTGGAGCTGCTCAAGGCCAGCGGTGAAGAAGCTTATGTGATCGGTACAGTTACCGGAGGGGAACGCAAGGTGACCTTCACAGGAGCTGAAGTCTGA
- the purN gene encoding phosphoribosylglycinamide formyltransferase yields MAQSRIAVFASGQGSNFAALVQAQREGRLGAGRIELLVSDKPEAPVAQRAEEAGIPSLLLRPKDFAGREQYEAAIVAELQRRDIGLVVLAGYMRLISPVLLEPYVGRIVNIHPSLLPAFAGKDAIGQALDYGVKLTGVTVHFVDGGMDTGPVIAQRSVEVQPEDTAESLAERIHQVEYALYPEVVAAIADGRVTLNGRKAVIAG; encoded by the coding sequence ATGGCGCAGAGCCGGATCGCTGTATTTGCCTCCGGGCAGGGCAGCAATTTCGCCGCACTGGTGCAGGCGCAGCGGGAAGGACGGCTCGGGGCAGGCCGCATCGAGCTGCTGGTCTCGGACAAGCCGGAAGCGCCTGTTGCACAGCGGGCAGAGGAGGCCGGAATTCCCTCCCTGCTGCTGAGGCCGAAGGACTTCGCGGGCCGGGAGCAGTATGAGGCGGCTATCGTAGCCGAGCTGCAGCGCCGGGACATCGGACTGGTGGTGCTGGCCGGCTACATGCGGCTGATCTCGCCGGTGCTGCTGGAACCTTATGTGGGCCGGATCGTTAACATCCACCCGTCGCTGCTGCCGGCCTTTGCCGGGAAGGACGCTATCGGCCAGGCGCTGGACTACGGCGTGAAGCTGACGGGGGTTACGGTGCATTTTGTCGATGGAGGCATGGATACCGGACCGGTTATTGCCCAGCGCAGCGTTGAGGTCCAGCCTGAGGATACCGCCGAATCGCTGGCGGAGCGCATCCATCAGGTGGAATATGCGCTGTATCCGGAGGTTGTCGCCGCGATTGCTGACGGCAGAGTCACATTGAACGGAAGAAAGGCAGTTATTGCCGGTTGA